The Acipenser ruthenus chromosome 11, fAciRut3.2 maternal haplotype, whole genome shotgun sequence region GTTCTGCTTTCTATTGGTTAATATATTTCAGAAATGGAGAGGAATGTTTCATGCAGTGTCTCCTCCTACAGGAAGAAAGTACAGTTTACATCCACTATCAGTTCAATTGTCAAGTTCACTTTAAATATAGAGTTAGCGCTGACTGTTCAGTGTGTATAATGAGTGTGAACGTTTATCATTTGAGGCAATTCATAATTCttcataataacacacacacgcacggacgcacgcaagcacacacacacacacacagacacacagacatatacagtatatatatatacgaaaaagaggcttgcctgggccatgaagcactgccagtggactactgaagactggaagaaggtcttatggactgatgaaacaaaatttgaaatcttcggttcatcacgcagggtttttgtacgccgcccagtaggcgaaaggatggttcctcagtgtgtgacaccaactgtcaaacatggaggagtaagcgtgatggtctggggctcttttgctggatccagagtcggcgacttgcacagagtgagtggcatcctgaaccaaaactgctaccacagtattttgcagcgccatgcaataccctctggtatacgcctagttggtcaggggttcatcctacagcaagataatgacccaaaacatacctccaggctatgtcagaactaccttagaagaaaagaacaagacggtaggcttcaaatcatggaatggccagcacagtctccagacttaaaccccatcgagctggtttgggatgaactggacagaagggtgaaagcaaagcaacctacaagtgcaacacatttgtgggaacttctgcaacagtgttgggaagaactttccgaacaatatttgatttccattgtagaaagaatgccacgagtgtgttcggctgttatatctgcaaaaggtggctactttgatgagtcaaaaatgtagatgaaattttgttaaacaaaacgattccatgatttcttttttatctccaattgtttatttgttctatgcttaaatttcagagtacattgagacattaaactgcgtaaatttcaatagaaactggaaaaattgaggtgttctaaaacttttgaccggtagtgtagaTATAAGGGTAGTGAGACATCCCAAGATGATTCCAGCACCTCCAGATTTCCTATCCACCATCTGAAGGAGTCATATACCACCACCTCCCAGCAGAAAACAGGTAACCTGGCTATTATCTTAAATCTGCTGTTGGATGCTGCAACTAAATGTAATGGAAGTTTAATACATGTAAGTTGTGCTttggaaattaaataaatgtagtctTGTTAAGTTTCAAGTATTAGTCATTCGAGTCTTAATTATACTTTATTGATGATCATTGATAAGGACAATCACAGAATGAATGTTGTAATTATAAGACATTGAACAGTTTATACAGTTTTAACAAGGATTATTTACAGATTCAAAATCCAGTCACTTCTTCCTAGACATAGTATACTTTATAAGAATAGAAAAAATATCTATATACCTGTACATGtatacacagtattaaaaatgtcttatgaaataaaacagtacatgttTAGGGACGGAAATTCAcagcagatacaaaacagaaatgtcaccCCGGACAAATATAATTTTGAACACCTGACCATGTTTTTCTAAtgcctatactatgcatttaattgCTTGACCAGTTCTTTTATATCCAGGATTTTGAGACAATCATAGCAAATAGCATTCAGGGGTAAGATTCACcaaattatttgatttgttttattagtttataaatacaaaCCTATAACAAATATATTACATGAAGTACATCACATACACAAATTGTATTATAATTTACCATcaaagtgttttaaatatatgcacacacaaaatgtttatttactttattaataTATACATTATTCACAAATGTGGACtgtaaaatttgaaatcttcatttCAGGAGTCAAAAAATCCTATTGGAAATCCCATAGAAAAAATCCATTAGGAAATCCCATAGAAAAATCCTATAGGGTTTTGGATCCCTTCCAGTAGGATTTTCTAGTGGATTCCAGTAGGATTTTTTTACTGGATTCTAATATGATTCCTATAGGATTTTCTACTTGATTCCAATAGGATTCCTATAGGAATTCTACTGGATTCCAAAAGGATTTCTATGGGATTTTCTACTGATTCCAATAGGATTCCTATAGGCTTTTCTACTGAATTCTAATTGGATTCCTTATTGGATTTTTCTACTGGATTTCTTACTGGGTTTTTTCTATGGGATTCCAACAGGATTTCTTTTTTGATTTCTATCAAGATTCCTATTGGATTTTcttcaagtaataataataataataataatataataataaaaacaataatactaatGTCATTCCTTAGGTTCTCTCAAACAGTATTACACATCTTCAGagcaaaagtatacattgcaacagTTGACTCATTTCTAATGTTATTTGCAAACAGATTTTCTGGAGTACTTCATTTAAACacgcacagaaaacacaaaataaaatcctgcaaaaagtgtgttattaatatttttttttattaatttaattttttcttcATCACTACATTTTTGAGAGATGGCTtgtctgattatttttttttccattcctgtttttgcatttatgaaatctgcaaaataataataataataataataataataataataataataataataataataataataataataaatcagcacATGACAAAGTGGAAGTTCTTGGGCAAAgtcatatatttgttttcattcagtTTTGGAAATAggactttttttaatttactacaAACACATTAATTTTGTATGATTTGTATCAATTATATCTTAggttttttaataacattttcacattGAAGCACAAGTTAAGATGCTCATAtgaattttatattaaacataattacaaaagtgccgtgtgatttctctgtaaataaaagtaagcaaactacaaacagttaaagaaaaaaaaaggattaactcACGAATGATGTCTGCAGTTTTCCCTGGATCCAGTGATGGTTTGGCTTCTTTGCTTCTAAAAGCATTAGAAGTCTTCCCTGTCAAGCTGTGTGTTGCTAAAGTTTTCCGTCCAAAGACTGCACAACACAGCTCTTTGGTCGCCTTCTTGGGATCCCCCCATTTTATTTTGCCAGTCTTTACAGAAATAAGTTTAAGAATAAATTAAATGGCACagttttttataattataaatattataataataatttattatcctGGTGATGTCACTACATCATAATTGAAGATCACTGCTCACATTTTCACCAGCTAGTACACTTCTCACATCCTGAGAGGTGATTCACTACGTTACTGTTATTTGTAGTGAGTGTTCCTTGTCTTTACTCCATGGAAtttttgactttttcaaaaatgtgtctAACTTGGGCAGCAGGAAAACAGCCTTCTCGTATAATAGTGATtgtacctgaaagagaaaataaaaccgagtaacagtgtacagtaaaaaaaaaaagctatcagTCCAGGCTGCATTAAACAAGAGGGAACAGGAAAAATATCAAGGAAATACCTTCATCTATCTTCAAACAGTTGACCACAGTGGAACTGACGGTTTCATTTGATTCTCCGTCACACAGAACCCCACTGATTTTGTTCCCGAGACGtctgtgggaaacaaaaaggaaattataGCATTTATAACAGTGACTACAAAATATTAGCTTTCCTACACTAGCCCAGTAGGTCCTTTAATGCAGGTAAATATTATTCTAACATGCAGTATTATGTATCCATGATACAACATTTTTTTCCCATTAGTACCCAGTAGACTCTCAATAATTAGGACCAACCTCACACTGCCATGAATATAGTATGGTTGCATCTGTAGAAACCAAACATCTATGATCAATATTTTTTCCAAGGCTTATTACtttgattaaatatatatatatatatatatatatatatatatatatatatatatatatatatatatatatatatatatatatatattgttacagtTTCATGAACATAAAACAATTAGAATAGAAATGACTCTTCCTTAACGGCTGCTGGTGTGACTGTCACCTGGTCATTAGCACACAGCACAAATACTTACGTTATCACCATGTCATGGTGTGTGCTATCAGGCTCTCCACTTGGATTGGCTGAAGTGATGGTCAGTGGTCCAGTCATATTGCACAGATGGGCGGTCACTGTGTGGTCAGGGATGCTTTCTTTAGTCCCCACTCTGTCATAGGCTGGCCCGACTCCTAAACCAGAACCAAGAGAATGCTGTGAGTGTGGGTCTTTGGACAGAGCCTCTCTTACAAACTAAACTCACACAGGTTTTTGGATTTTCTTAAAGGAAACAAATGATATCCTTCCATATGATTAAAAGAGTCAACAGATGTAGCAGTGCTATAAAAGGGAGAGTGAAGTCACCTGTGGTTTTACACTGACATTGCCATAACACCCATAAACTATTAGACCAATGCAGTGATGACTGCCAGGATTTGAAACACAGACCTTGCTTTTTTCTCTAAATTATACATTCCAATTTTCGGAAGGACAAAAACATCTatttatgttacaaaactagaaacataCAACTAAACATTCAACAGGAGTTTTAAAGTACTTTCattaaattaacaggtgtttaaaTAGTTCATATtacacttaagtttttttttcccatttgccAGTCATATCAGTAATACAACTAAATAACATAAACGTACTGGGTAAAATCCTATATACATACAAACGGCAGCTGACCTAACTGCCTGTACAGTGGCAGGGATCATTTCCTTTAGATGGAAAAGCCTGTCTGAACTCACCTAGTTTATTTAGCCACTCGCCCTTCTTGACAATGCAGCTGATGCCTCCTGGGTAGACGTTCCTCATGAACTCCCAGAGCAGGGGGCTGAAGGGGGGATTGGCAGTCGACAGCTGCTCCAGGTTGGAGATGCAGATACAGATGGGCTTCTCCTGTGGGCGATCCTGAAAGAGGGACAGATGTGTGAGCTGAGAGCATGGCTCTGGAAAATGACTCTACTCCTGCCTCCATGCAAAAGAACTCTTGAGTGCTTATTTTGTacagcacagacaaacaaacacataaatacgcCAGTCCATACCTTGATATTGTAGATCTTCTCTATAGCCTGTGGGTGTTTGCAGGATGCTGCCAATGCGTACACAGTATCTGTGGGAACACCACAGACCCCACCGGCATCCAGGAGTTGTGAGATGCTCAGCAGCCCACTGGTCTTTCTTGAGGTGGCGATGGAACAAGGAGGAGGAGCGGGAGTTTTGTCAGCTTTTTCCTGTGTAGCCTATAAGAAAGAGTGTATTTAAAAGCATGCTCAAATCTGC contains the following coding sequences:
- the LOC131739330 gene encoding threonylcarbamoyl-AMP synthase-like, which gives rise to MYVHEAFEFPVVITKATQEKADKTPAPPPCSIATSRKTSGLLSISQLLDAGGVCGVPTDTVYALAASCKHPQAIEKIYNIKDRPQEKPICICISNLEQLSTANPPFSPLLWEFMRNVYPGGISCIVKKGEWLNKLGDSHTSSR